GCATTTTTCCAACCAGCCAAAGGAACGCTCAACGATCCAACGCTTCGGCAGAACCACGAAGGAGTGGAGTTCGTTGCGTTTGACTACTTCCACGACAGCGTTGGGAATAATCGTCGCCACCCCTTGGGCGAACGGCTCCCCAGTGTAGCCGCTATCGACCAACACCATCTTCACTTCGGATACGTCTTCCGGGCTGCAAGACAGTGCCAGCAAGGCGCCTTGACGGTCAGTTACATTCGCTGTGGTGATGGCAATAGAATGAGGGAACCCATTGGTATCCACGGCAATGTGACGTTTGATACCAGACACCTTCTTGCCCGCATCGTAACCCTTTTCCTCTGCGGTATCCGTGTTCTTCACACTCTGCGCATCGGCAATTAGGAGCGAGGTCTTCTCCG
The sequence above is drawn from the Gammaproteobacteria bacterium genome and encodes:
- a CDS encoding transposase, whose translation is MAASGECCQRTTHPSTRSTHTSANGARSHLLTSLAYLLREQVVAARLADGRTEKTSLLIADAQSVKNTDTAEEKGYDAGKKVSGIKRHIAVDTNGFPHSIAITTANVTDRQGALLALSCSPEDVSEVKMVLVDSGYTGEPFAQGVATIIPNAVVEVVKRNELHSFVVLPKRWIVERSFGWLEKCRRLWKNCERLLNNSLQMVDLAFLYLLLKRL